Proteins encoded within one genomic window of Sulfurovum sp. XGS-02:
- a CDS encoding TolC family protein encodes MKKTLLGYCIYLCIFSHDALSKEIFTVEHMKQYLTKENPYIYTAVGQQYIDEARIRSAEGDFDTRLSVAYDQKEYPISTGEFSDISLNKPTENGTEFIVGYRKAEGIQEYNNIKTGNEGELRLGVKVPVFSLLNNMNERKYTLDSAKINATRSAFESQNNLRNLYTHIVTSYYQLLYYSEVLKLEKRLLHKATKRDRFIEKRVRSGDLADVALLESKQQIINREQRVLRTKNSYIQALQTFLKYMNLSKKEFDGKYALPSLKILKKEKIIFHNVISQALKRRPDLKALESQRTKLDLDTAYNSVSAYPKLNLFAYGVHDIQYGEGIKVGLQFDIPLERRSYKGKRVEIQKGMSQIEEEKNRLLLELKTNLSNLMYALDIVNQNIELGEKETKIVESLEEAENKKYEVGSSDLFQINQREIRTLEVKKKQLEYHLNALVIQQEIKKEMGEGMTL; translated from the coding sequence ATGAAAAAAACACTTTTAGGATACTGTATCTATCTTTGTATTTTTTCACATGATGCTCTCTCTAAAGAAATTTTTACCGTGGAGCATATGAAACAGTATCTGACAAAAGAAAACCCCTATATTTACACTGCAGTAGGACAACAATATATAGATGAAGCACGTATCCGATCTGCAGAGGGAGACTTTGATACGAGACTCTCTGTAGCGTATGATCAAAAAGAGTACCCAATAAGTACAGGTGAGTTTTCTGATATATCTTTGAACAAGCCAACAGAAAACGGTACCGAATTTATTGTAGGGTATAGAAAAGCCGAAGGAATTCAAGAGTATAACAATATCAAAACGGGTAATGAAGGAGAATTGCGCTTGGGAGTGAAAGTACCTGTATTTTCACTCTTGAACAATATGAATGAACGAAAATATACACTTGATTCTGCCAAAATAAATGCTACCAGGTCGGCATTTGAATCACAAAACAATCTAAGAAACCTCTATACGCATATTGTCACTTCATATTATCAGCTTCTCTACTATAGTGAGGTTCTAAAGCTTGAGAAAAGACTATTGCATAAAGCGACAAAAAGAGATCGTTTTATTGAGAAAAGAGTAAGGTCAGGCGATCTGGCAGATGTTGCATTGCTCGAATCAAAACAGCAGATCATCAATCGTGAACAGAGGGTTCTGAGAACAAAAAACAGTTATATCCAGGCATTACAGACATTTTTAAAATATATGAACCTCTCTAAAAAAGAGTTTGATGGGAAATATGCTCTGCCATCACTAAAGATACTCAAGAAGGAAAAGATCATTTTCCACAATGTGATAAGTCAAGCATTAAAGCGTAGACCGGACCTCAAAGCCTTGGAGTCCCAACGCACTAAACTGGACCTGGATACAGCCTATAATAGTGTATCAGCGTATCCTAAGTTAAATCTTTTTGCCTACGGTGTGCATGATATCCAATATGGAGAGGGTATAAAGGTCGGACTGCAATTTGATATACCATTAGAGAGACGATCTTATAAGGGAAAGAGGGTCGAGATCCAAAAAGGTATGAGTCAGATTGAAGAAGAAAAAAATAGATTACTGTTAGAGTTGAAAACAAATCTCAGTAATTTAATGTATGCGTTGGATATTGTCAATCAAAATATAGAATTAGGGGAGAAAGAAACAAAGATCGTTGAATCGCTTGAAGAGGCTGAAAATAAAAAATACGAAGTGGGTTCAAGTGACCTGTTTCAGATCAATCAACGTGAGATCAGGACATTGGAAGTGAAGAAAAAGCAACTGGAATACCATCTCAATGCTCTAGTGATACAACAGGAGATAAAAAAAGAGATGGGAGAAGGCATGACACTCTAA
- a CDS encoding DUF2892 domain-containing protein yields MDINKWRATCRPIRIVVGLALIGYGAYSGNAWFYLGVVPLIAGLTNFCPACIATKKCDI; encoded by the coding sequence ATGGATATAAATAAATGGAGAGCCACATGTAGACCTATCAGGATTGTGGTAGGTTTGGCGCTTATCGGTTACGGTGCATACTCAGGAAATGCATGGTTCTATCTTGGTGTGGTTCCGCTTATTGCAGGGCTTACAAACTTTTGTCCGGCATGTATCGCCACCAAAAAGTGTGATATCTAG